The nucleotide sequence GGCAACTTCAACACCATGCAGGCTACAGAAAACCATGCCCTCCTTCAGCCAGGTTGTTTAAGAGGCTGTTGGAAATCAGCCCATGGCATGCTGCAGTTGTGGGTGGCTCTTccagttctgctgctttccGTAGCCCACAGCGCTGTGTTTATCAAGTGACTTGCTCCTTCTCACTGTTCTCCCGTGTTTTCCCTTTCAGCCACCTGGCAGCCGTGGCACACAAAACCCTCCCCGTCAAAGGCAGCGCTCCTGACGTGGCACAGGTGCGGCACAGCGGGGTTGGGGGCTGGCCAAGGAAGGATCCACCAGGGCTTTGCCAGCTCAGCCGTGTCACCGCTGGGGGGAATACGAGCCCGCAGGCGGAGGAGCCAACAGCCAGGCTCTTCCGTGGGCGGAACCGCTTTGGGAAGGCAGGGATTGCTGTTCACAGCTGTGCCTTCCGGaaagggctgctctgctggatcCTCCAAAAACACAACACTCCCTAAAGACAACTGCTCCAGTCACACACCTTGTCATCGCCTTTCCTTCTAAATGTTTTAAGAGTAAACATTTGAGCATTTTACTTGCTCCTTGATTTTTGATGGTTTCCTTTAATGGTTATGTGGGAAGGTAGAGAATTCGGAGAGAACTGAATATGTCTTCTCCCTCTTGCCACCTCCATATCCCAAGTTGTCAGTATTGCCTTTCTAGCTGAAGCACAGAGGCTGACAACTGTTAATGTGCCATTCCAAACAAATGCAAATTCTTTTTACTGATCTCCCAGGCAATGTTTGACCCTCTAACAACTCAGTAAATGATATATTAATTACACTGcctctcttattttctttaatctatTTCAAAAGGAATTACCTATTTGATTTTGGTAGGAAATCACATTTAAGTGTTGAGCTGTCCTGTGGGGGTAAAAACATTCAGTGGAATTGGTGGAGCTGCAGTCTCTATTTGAGCTTAGATACTGTAGGCATTCATGCCTTTGACTGCATCAAACTTCAAGGAAAACTTCAGTTCGTTAtcctgtaaataaaaatatttttaagtatctTGCAATGTGACAGCTTTCAAGAGCTATGATTTTTGGAGCAAGCTTGACAGAGCCCTTCCCAAACAGCCAGCTGTGTAACAGCCAAGACATTGATGAGGGAGAGTGAAATTTTCAAAGCAGCCCATAGCTGCTAGACAGCCTATCACCCAGGCGGTATCCTCAGGCTGTACTACTAGCCCCTGGTGCATGaaagattttcagctttttgtcATTGCATTCTTGTTCATGcatctctgcttcctctgcctcgagggctgggctgggcattCCTTTCCACCTTTCTTTGTTTGACAAAGCAATGGGTTGCCAACAGCTGGTGTGAATTCTGGCAGCTATTGGCCTGTTCCTTAATACTCAGCTTTCGTGTAAGTCTGAGTCCCAGTGGGGGTCAAGACTGTACAAGGACAGGCTGAACACAGTGTTCTCACCTTGGcatccagctgctgtcccaAGAACCACACCCTGTTCTCTAGCACTACCCTAAAAtgacttttttccttgttttccaggcACGGCTCTGTCTCTTCCATGCAGCACGCTCAGTTCTAGCCAATGGAATGAAACTTCTTGGCATTACACCCGTAACTCAAATGTAACGAGGCCATATCCAATGTCAATTCATATCTCATAGTAAAATGATTTTTTCCACAATAATATGAATCATCTCCtgtgtgtcactgctgctgcaggcggGAAACTCCATCTGTGCTGGCAGGTTTGTGTTCTCCATCCTACCAGCAGGTGTGGCACAACCATTTGCAGGGGCACGGCTGTCACAATCACTTTCTTCAGACATTTGGTGGCAGCAGTGTATTTAAGACACTGCTCTATCTGGAATTTCCCATGAAAGAGAACTGCTGTGTATTTGCCATGTAAATATCGCATACTTTTAGTAGAGGAAGTAGTGTTAACTGTGCTGCCCTAAGCAAAGTTCTCCACTCCTGTGGTTGCCACTGTGTACTAAGGCCTAATGGCACAATGGCTTCGGTTTCTCTGTCTATTGTAACAAAAGGAGTTGCTCAGACCCTGTACAGACCTTTTCCTGGGTGTTGTGCTGCATTCCTCCTTCAGAACCCTCAGCCAAGCCCAACTGCCAGCTGTCACACCCTGCTCCTCCGCCCTTCCTTGGTCCCATTGACGTGATGGCTGGTGAGAAGAGACTGCTGCCTAGCTGGTGGAACAGGAAGCACAGTGTTCACTCAGCACTGTGCACACAGGCAGACGTGGCAGGTGCTGCTTGGCACCCCTCAGCCTCACACTGCTGTAGAGAAGTGAGCAGCACCTGTGAGGTCCTGCAGGTGCCTGGCAATACCTTCCAACATGGAAGCCTCAACTCCCAAGAGCAACGCTGTGGTGGAGCAGTTGGTGAAAGGCAGAGGGGACCATTCTCTCCCACTGGAAGAGAATTTAGGCACGTTTGTTACTGCTGTGTTTAACATGCCCCACTTTCAAGTAAAACAATTCATgtccaaagaaatgaaattcatGGCCAAGAACATGAAATTGGTCACATTTCAACTCCACTGTGAATGTCAACAAGTTACCTAAGTAGGCCGGGGTCAGTTCTCCCTCAATGTAGAGTTGAAATATCTGGAAGGCCTCAGAAGACGAGGAAGGAGGTTGAAGTTGCACAGTTGGCACTGATAAATTAAAGGTGAACATGCATTACAGGAGCCCTTTTCAAGCATCTGTATGCACAGAGAAGTTGAGAGAGAAAAGATCTTGTAGATAGAAATGTCATGTGACTCATTCACACTTAAGCCAGAGGTACaggaataaaatacaaaccTTCCCTTATACTATGCATAGAAGATCCCTTTACCACCTGCAGCTGATATGAAAAAAACActtaaagaataaaaggaaagcCACAGCTTCAGAGTCTTTCATCTGACTTTTTAAACCAAACAACACGGGCTACCTCTAGTCCCTGAGGTAAGTGATGCTCAGAGCAGGGGTATTCCCTGTAGAGTTGCATCATCTCATGCTTAGTCCCTAGAAGAGGAACTCTTCCTGTCATTAATCAAACTGCAATTGCCAAGTATCTTAAGAGAAAATGGTGGCAGTAGTTgcttttttaatagttttttttaTGAAGCTTTTCAGGCATTTCTGCCCTCAAAGAGCAAGACAGTTTATCAAATACACAAAGAACCAATTTCCCTCcattatatacattatatacaATTGAGTGATCAGTTCCTTCATTGGGTTTTCCTTGTAAATGAGACTCTTCATTGTCCATGTGAATGAAGAATACCTTCCATAAAATacccagccagctcctcagctgcagtgcagcctcAGTGTCAGCCACTGGAAACTCCACATGTAAAACAGAACTAACTTCTGCTTTTAGTCTATCCCACTTAAACCATTTTATGACTAGCTTAAGgctaattttgaaaaaaaaaaaaaaaaaccccacagttttttttcaaagtcCATATTTTCTCTTGTCCATCTGTCCATTTTTATGGACATCACACAGTAGCAAGTCTCTCTTTAGAGGTTTTAGTCTCTGAGGGCTGGATTTTTGTGGTGTCTTGTCGAGGTAATCCATAGAGGTAAATAGAAATACACACCAGGAGAGCACCCAGGGAGAAGGTAACAGCTGAAAGGAGACAAAAtagtttaaataaatacatttatataaGAAACCTTCAGCAAGCCATGTAAGTTATGATATCTGAATGACAGTATTGAAAACTAAACAAGACAGCAAACTTGGTAAGTCACAGCATTTAGCTTCATCCTCTGTCACTGGGATCTCTTGAGTGTTTACAATCCCCACATGGTTCCACTTGGTCTCATAGCAAGAATGAGGTGGTGGTGGTCATAAAAGCATGAGTAAAGCATCTCCTGCAGTTCCAGTTGCCATCTGTACAGGCTTACATTACAATAAACTTAAATCATAAAAAGCCAGTGGATGTAATTAAGTAGCCTGTGATAACACCTTTTTTGCCTTTCCATGTCTAGACAGACTTATTAAGAAACTCTATTAATGAGGCTTTCACAGGAAGGTCATTAGTCCAGGTTTGATTTGTGTCAACTGTCAAGAAAACGCTGCTCAAgtaagtttttaaatttttttcatccCTTGCTTTATGGTGCTCTTTTGCAGCCAAACACTGATTATTTTCTCCTAATGCAAACTTTCCTTAAGTTTTGTCTCACTAATACTACATAAAAAAGCTAGTTTTCCCACCATTTTCCCACAGCATCTTAGGATTAAGGTAGGAAACTACCCGCTAATCAGTGAAGGACTGAGCGGGAGTGCTGGGCACAGTATCAGACACATACTTGACTGGGAAGAAAATTGCAGAACAGCCCAGAGCCATCTGCTGATTCCTCTCAAAGATATTCACCACATCAGTCAGTCACAACCCCAGCTGCTCTTTGACTTTCTCTCAGGGTGGTGTCCACAGCAGATGGGCAAAGTAAAAGTTAATGCAGTAGTGGGTGTAACTTATTAGGGATGTGTAACGCCCTTGAAGAAATAGCTGAGGAATTAATTTGGCACTGGCTGCACTAAACCCAACAAGAAATAATAACCCATCAACAGTACTCCCAGGTAAACAGCTGTATCACACACTAAACTGCCTCAGAAAGTGATGCatgaaaataaagctgtttaAACCAGAAAGGTTCGTTCTGTTTGAAGCTGCAGATGCctctgaaagaagaaagcacCAATGCCTTTGAAAGCACAGAGTCATCAGGCACCTTTGTGCACCACAACAGGGACCGATGATGCATTAGTTTGCAGGAGTCCTGGAGAGGACTTGAagctaaaagcagaaaaactgagaGGTTTGGCTTTGGTatgagctgtgtgcaggaggctgggcaggcaggaaaCATGCCACCAAATCAAAGGCAAAAAGGCACTTACTTATCTGGAGGCCAAAGAGGATGACTGATGCCACAGTAGAGAGAAcaatggctgctgctgcagaaaagccTTTCATGATGTTATCTGTGTACTTAACAACCACCGAGGTGTAGAGGCCACCCACGCTGGCCAGAACTGGAAGCAGATAATGTGTTACCATAAGTACAGGTGCAGTAGGTTACTCTTGAAATGATGCATTTTACTCCACTAGTGTGCTCCTGCTTTGGGCTACATTGTCCTAGTTAATGTTTTAATAGATTGTTCAGTGGAATGGGATGTCTACATGGCATTCAGTAAATAAGATATaactcatttaaaaattatctgcttGCTAGTCAATTATTTAGGCTGCTGTTTCAGCACAATTTTAAATTGAATAAGTGAATAACTTCCAAGAAAATgatacttttaaataaaatctctcAAAACACAGTTAAGAGTGTGTCAGACTGAATTTGTAGCTTCCTGCAATCAGttgttaaagaagaaaaacaatgtcAAAAGACAAGAACTACAAGATACTTACAGATAACAAACCAGACGTAGTATGTGTAGCCATAGAAAAACCCTTTCTCAAGAACTTTGGCTCCATCTGACATGTACACAACAAATAAATTCACCACAATCCCAGATAAGTACAGCTGAATGTTCCTCACCCACAAGGAAGTATCTGAACTCTTTAACaccttttcaaaataaactcctgaaaaaaacaaaacaaacaaaaacccaaaaatatttcagtgagaaGAATTATTCATGGTTTACCACATTTTAAAACCAGACAACCTCTGAGAGGCAGCAAACTCTCAAGTTCACTGTCTGTGGAAGACCACTGCTGAACACCAATGATGGATCCGGGGCTGGTGCTGTCACTCCTCAAGGCTCAACCCTTGGTCTGCTGAGAAGATGAAAAGGCATCCCATGGGAGTGCTTCACTGAACTCGAGCGGCATTTTCCACCTTGTACAAACTCCTTTACAGCTGTGCGTGAGCACGAATATGCTACAGCAAAGGGACTAGGAATGTTCCTCTCACTTTCCAAAGTACTTCAGATTTGTAACTAACTTAGCCCTATAAGGAGTTACTGCTGTCTCACAGACTCTTTAGTTAAATTGTTTCAATTAGACTGTTACGTTTAAGTGCAGTTAAAACCTTCAGGCCTAAACCATTGGTCAAATCGGGCTAAGTTTAGCAAGGGGATCCCCTTTGACTCAACAGGAAGGTCTCCCTCAATCCTGTTTATCCTTACCCTTTCCTATCTCCACCCTTTTTAAATCCACAGCCtccatgaaaataattttatgttgATTTTAGttttagatttattttagtctgatttttctcagagggtaggggaggaagggaggatcTATATTACCTCAGTACTGAAATTGAAAACTCCTCAGGAGCtttgtgctggcagagcacttGGCAGAACAGCTCCTTCTGAAACCACAGCTTCAGGGGATTACAAGAGCAAATCAAAACTGAGGCCTTCTGCTAATTGAAAATACAGGTTGGTTTTCAGGAAGTGGAATTCGTTTTAATCTAAAGCTCTGGCTCTCAATACCACATTGAAGAGCATTATTTTTACAATTTGCATTACTGAAACTCCCCAAATACTTCTTCATTATTCTACTTGGGAGGCATTTGTCAGACTAAGAGGCAGACATTTGACAAGGCCCTCACCACCTGCCTTTTTAACCATTGCTCACCCAATCAGGACTCTGCCAAGCTCTGGAATTTCCTCtacatttcaaaacaaagagAGCAGTTTGCAGGACTCTTaccagtgactttttttttccacgaCCTTCTGGTGAGAGCCCTCTTGACTAGAAGTTTATTGGTGATTAATATCACACACCATCCTTCATACAATATGAGAGAATAATATGGAACCAACAAAGGTGGCACAAAGACCCGTGTGTTAGAGGCCCTAGGCACAcacccctcccccccaaaaaaatccctaaactACCTTCAAGGAAGGTCTTTCTACtcttttattaatgaaaaatgcaatttagaATTTAATAGAATACAGTGAGTACTTATGGTGAATAAATTGCAGATTCATATTTCAGGGGTTCAAATAATTACAAAACCAAgtaaatattatattatctCATAAGAATATAAATTTTTGAAGTGTAAACAATAACAAACTAGTATTGTTAATGACTGCAGCCTTTAAAATAACCCAGAATAATTACCTTGAGATTTCTGCCCCCTGAGAAGACCCAGAGAGGTCTTCTTACAATGAAGTGTAATCAATATAACAGAAGTTTGGCTAGAGTATGAACCATACTTGTAAATGTTACAAAACAGTAGGCAAATCAATAAAACTACACTTCTAGATTTGCAAATATATAATTCACAAATCCACTagacaagaagaaggaaagaatggGGGCTGATTAGGAGAACCTACTCCTCAGAACTGTTTTAAGTCACAAAGGATCTGCCACTAAATTATCCCTCcaatgcttttaaaagcactgctgaggccTCGGATACTTGGAAATTATCACAGGATCAGcaattagaagaaaaaactcattttccatctctaagtgacaaacacacacaacctttttttcattttgctggaCTAACAAAACACTCCATAGAACATGGTCAGTCCAGAATCTGGAGGTCTAACAGCAAAATAACTGCTTCATGTGAGCGTGGGAAGGAAGAACAGGAAGGGAATTTGAACAGAATTCACGTTTTCAACATGTAAAGCCCCAAGGGCACAAGGAGCTCTGTGGATGAAACACATagtccctcccagctgccccagagctTCAGCTGTCAGCAAGGAAATCCAAGGTGCAATCCTTTTGCAGGAGAAGAAAGCCCCAAGTGTCTCACACTGCCTGCATCAGCCTGTCAGTGCTCTGAATTTGCAGGTCATTGGAAGCACAGCTGCTGACCCACATTACCGGGGAAAGCAGGAGTTTTAGGAGACTCTGAAGGCTGTAGTTTGTCTTGCAGCTTTGGAGCATTATTTAAATGAGGAAATCCATAACCTTCCAGGAAAAACTGACTGAGCTCTACACAGTTTTATTTAGTATTTCTGCTTCAAAGTGCCTATTTTACTGAAACGACACCAAATAAGAAGGACACTCTCCTCCTCTACCCACCAGAATGTTTCTCCATGAGTAATGAGCATCTCTGCACAGCACAAGATCATTCTTGCAAGATTTTCCAGTACTAAAGGTGGCTGAtagtacctttttttttacaggggagaggagaagaatCCAGTTTACAGTCAGAGGAATATGCCCTTGTGAGCCAAATTTCAAATTAACAAGTAATTTGCACTTCTTTATTTCTGAACACCAGTTCACATGTCCCAATTTTTTGGTGTCCTTCTccagaagccagagagaaaactACACTGGGGAGACACTGGTTGTacaacaaagtaaaaataaacaaacccaaaaatcctTCACTGAGTTTATCCAGGcttcctgcctcctctgccttcctcatGCTCCCTCTACATCCCAGTTAGATTTTTCCACCTAAAGAACTATGGCAATGTGTATTTCAGGGCTGAGCTGGTACAGAACTGAGTGAGGAGCTCAGTTCCCTTtgtaaaaaaaatgcaagtatttCACGTCATCACCAAAGGGGAGCTATTCACTGCAAAGTAAACTTTATAAAATTGATGTACATTAATTAAATGCACGGAGTGAGTCATTATGCTGCTCCCTACAGTCTTATTCACAGCATTTGAAAGACACTTCCAATTGCAAACCAGCCCTCTATGTTGCATCGTGTACAACCAATGGTACATGCTCCTATCATTTGCTTGACAATGCGAGTAATCGTGTTATGAATCTGCCATAATTACCAAAGGTAGAAGACAGTTATGGGCAGAGGGAATAAACTATTAGAGGAAGAGAGTTAATAAATGTAGAATGTTCAGTTTCAAGCGCTGAGAGTTTTCCAGTCCTTTAGATGCAGCCCACATACAGAAATAATACTGTACCTGCAAATCCTGAACAAAACACTGCCACAGCAATCGCTCCAAACCCTAGCCATGGGTTCTGCTCCACCTGCAACATCAACcgttattttaaaaaggataCAACACTTCAGAATAATCAATTCCAGAGTCCTGTGGTTTAAATTCAGCCAGCAACTAAGCACCACCCAGCTCCTCACTCATTCCCCCCAATCCCCACAGTGGGGAGaagaattgaaaacaaaaggtAACTTTGTGGGTTGATATAAGCACAGTTtaataactaaataaaaataaaaattactaataATTCTAGTATTAACAAAAAGGGAGAGAGATATCAAATCCAAGAAAACTAAGTGATGTACAAAGTAATTGATCACCATCTGCTGGCAGATACCCagcccatcctgcagcagcaataAGCCCCTCCTGGCCAAATTCCCTGATTTTCCATAGTGGGTGTGGGTCCAACATTCTATGGTATGGcatatccctttggccagttcaggtcagctatcctggccatgctccctcctGGATTCTTGTGCCACTCCTCACTGGCAGAACAGGAGACACTGAAAACCCCTGGACTCATGGTTAAGCACTACTGAGCCACAATTTAAACACCAGTGTTACCACATTGTTCTCAcactaaatccaaaacacagcactgaacCAGCTACTAGAAAGGAATTTAATTCTCTCCTAGCCAAAACCAGGGCACAAAGCTACTTCATTAAGTAGAACAAAATTATTAGCATTTCACTGCAACACCACATGCCCTTGCTCATCTAGGGCTGTCCCTCAGTCAGCCCAGTGCAGCTGTTTGGTATTTCACTTTCTGTGGGTACTCTCACAGTGCTCAGAGGCACTGTCTACTTGGCTGTGGCCAGTACCCCAGAGGCATGGCCGACCTTTCCCACTaatgcagctgagcagcagctgtgacctAAGAAACAGAAGACACTTGTTTCTCCCTACAACAGTACTAGGTCAGTGCCTCTGAAGGGTGTATTGAAATGACGTACCCACACTGCGCCAGAGTTTTGTTCCTAATTCCTCCCAGTACTTTGAGTCCAAATTCTCTGTTCCAACAATTACAATGTTACCAAGGCCAACTGCTGGAAACAATCTATTACTCAGACACTCCTAGGATGGTGCATTAGATTATGATGGCTGTGGTAATCTATACTAATTGTAGCAATCCGTTGTTTCCAACAAGTGAGACCAGAGCAATACCACAAGCCTGCCTGAACTGGTACACAATAAAGGTGAAAGCCAAGGCTCAAGGATCATTTATACTTTATCTGAAGAGGGAAAATTTTAACTCTTACCTGTACTTTTGTAGCCTGAGCAGGCTCCCACTGAACAAGGGTAACACCACCACACAGCATGAAGACAGAGAACCACTGCAACTTACTAAGGGTACGGCTCAGCATCAGGACTGTACATAAAGCTGTACAAGGGATCTTCAACTGGTACGTCACCTAAAAGAGATGGGAATGTAGTGTAGAGAACATGGTTTTATAAACTCctccaaaacaagaaaataaaatagaaaattcaaCT is from Serinus canaria isolate serCan28SL12 chromosome 3, serCan2020, whole genome shotgun sequence and encodes:
- the SLC35A1 gene encoding CMP-sialic acid transporter is translated as MSAASETAPNCGRVEQDALQDIQAGRSSTRWFGAGGGALWAAAPHSMVRWEERRGTAGGPGPAVLKPSASTMTPPKENVSLLFKLYCLTVMTLVAATYTVALRYTRTVETELYFSTTAVCVTEVIKLFLSLGILAKETGSLTRLITSLKENVFGSPKELLKLSVPSVVYALQNNMAFVALSNLDAAVYQVTYQLKIPCTALCTVLMLSRTLSKLQWFSVFMLCGGVTLVQWEPAQATKVQVEQNPWLGFGAIAVAVFCSGFAGVYFEKVLKSSDTSLWVRNIQLYLSGIVVNLFVVYMSDGAKVLEKGFFYGYTYYVWFVIFLASVGGLYTSVVVKYTDNIMKGFSAAAAIVLSTVASVILFGLQITVTFSLGALLVCISIYLYGLPRQDTTKIQPSETKTSKERLATV